One Mugil cephalus isolate CIBA_MC_2020 chromosome 22, CIBA_Mcephalus_1.1, whole genome shotgun sequence genomic window carries:
- the LOC125000389 gene encoding E3 ubiquitin-protein ligase TRIM21-like — MCFPVNENESQSVDRASEFNLRQSTPSEVHKSVELTEKNMATASSLLCEDQFLCSICLDVFTDPVTIPCGHNFCKNCITEHWDSSGHCQCPMCKKDFPSRPDLHINTFILGMTDKFKQTLKEASRSEQQQQANQGEVLCEICTETKLKALKSCLVCLTSYCETHLEPHHRITGLKRHKLIDPVENLEDRMCKKHDRPLELFCKTDQMCVCHFCTQLDHKSHIFLPLIEEYETRKADLAMTRNDVEQMIQERRLKVEQIKESVKLSKEDAEIEAAASVQVFTALVQSVERGLAQLIDTIKEKQKATERQAEGFIKELEEEISELMKRSSEVEQLLHTEDHLRFLQSYSSSLNTAPPTKDWTEVGVHSSHEGAVRRAVAQLEETISKEVKKLSADAELKRVQQFAVDVTLDPETASIQLLLSDDGKQVNHQDIAQNLPDSPKRFSCYSVLGKQRFSSGRFYFEVQVKEKTDWYVGVARESIGRKPTLTSKTDFWALRLRNESKYQVVDSIGVVSSNHQTLKSQPQKVGVFVDYEEGLVSFYDVDAAALIYSFTGCNFNEGLHPYFNPCHNKNGTNSTPLIICPVKHTD, encoded by the exons ATGTGCTTCccagtaaatgaaaatgaaagtcaaTCTGTCGACAGAGCGTCCGAATTCAACTTAAGACAGAGCACACCCAGTGAAGTTCATAAATCTGTGGAATTAACAGAGAAAA ACATGGCTACAGCCAGCAGCCTCCTCTGTGAAGATCAGTTTCtgtgttccatctgtctggatgtcTTCACTGATCCAGTCACCATAccatgtggacacaacttctgcaagAACTGCATCACTGAACACTGGGATAGCAGTGGCCATTGTCAGTGTCCCATGTGTAAAAAAGATTTTCCCAGCAGACCTGATTTGCATATCAACACCTTCATATTGGGGATGACTGATAAGTTCAAACAAACTCTAAAGGAAGCCAGTAgatcagaacaacaacaacaggccaACCAAGGAGAGGTTCTGTGTGAAATCTGCACTGAGACCAAACTGAAGGCTCTCAAGTCCTGTCTGGTGTGTCTGACCTCCTACTGTGAGACTCACCTGGAGCCTCATCACAGAATCACAGGCCTGAAAAGACACAAGCTGATCGATCCGGTGGAGAACCTGGAGGACAGGATGTGTAAGAAGCATGACAGACCTCTGGAGCTGTTCTGTAAGACAGAccagatgtgtgtttgtcactTCTGCACTCAGTTGGATCACAAATCACACATCTTTCTCCCTCTGATCGAGGAATATGAGACAAGGAAAGCTGATCTAGCGATGACAAGGAATGATGTTGAGCAGATGATCCAGGAGAGACGACTGAAGGTTGAGCAGATCAAAGAGTCGGTGAAGCTGAGTAAGGAAGACGCAGAAATAGAGGCGGCAGCCAGTGTGCAGGTGTTCACTGCTCTGGTCCAGTCTGTAGAGAGAGGTCTGGCTCAGCTCATTGACACCAttaaagagaagcagaaagcaacagagagacaggctgaAGGCTTCATcaaagagctggaagaggaaatctctgagctgatgaagagaAGCTCTGAGGTGGAGCAGCTCTTACACACTGAGGACCACCTCCGCTTCCTCCAGAGCTACTCATCATCACTGAACACTGCTCCACCCACCAAAGACTGGACCGAGGTGGGAGTTCACTCATCGCATGAGGGGGCCGTGAGGAGAGCTGtggctcagctggaggagaccaTCAGTAAAGAGGTGAAGAAGCTGAGTGCTGATGCTGAACTGAAGAGGGTCCAGCAGTTTGCAGTAGATGTGACTCTTGATCCTGAAACAGCAAGTATCCAGCTCCTCCTGtctgatgatggaaaacaagtcAACCATCAAGACATAGCACAGAATCTTCCAGACAGTCCGAAGAGATTCTCCTGTTATTCAGTTCTAGGAAAGCAGAGATTCTCCTCAGGAAGATTTTACTTCGAGGTTCAGGTTAAAGAGAAGACTGACTGGTATGTAGGAGTGGCCAGAGAGTCCATAGGCAGAAAACCGACGCTGACATCAAAGACTGACTTCTGGGCTCTTCGTTTgagaaatgaaagtaaatatcAAGTAGTTGACTCTATAGGTGTTGTCTCTTCAAATCATCAGACTCTGAAGTCCCAGCCTCagaaggtgggggtgtttgtggaCTATGAGGAAGGTCTGGTCTCTTTCTATGATGTAGATGCAGCAGCTCTCATCTACTCCTTTACTGGCTGTAATTTCAATGAGGGACTCCACCCTTACTTCAACCCTTGTCATAACAAAAATGGTACAAACTCCACTCCTCTGATCATCTGTCCAGTCAAACATACTGACTAG
- the LOC125000392 gene encoding E3 ubiquitin/ISG15 ligase TRIM25-like — MATASSLLCEDQFLCPICLDVFTDPVTIPCGHNFCKNCITEHWGSNVHNQCPVCKKDFCSRPELHINTFISGMTDKFKQTLKEASRSEQQQQADQGEVLCDVCTETKLKALKSCLVCLTSYCETHLEPHHRITGLKRHKLIDPVENLEDRMYKKHCRLLKMCVCQ, encoded by the coding sequence ATGGCTACAGCCAGCAGCCTCCTCTGTGAAGATCAGTTTCTGTGTcccatctgtctggatgtgttcactgatccaGTCACCATAccatgtggacacaacttctgcaagAACTGCATCACTGAACACTGGGGTAGCAACGTCCACAACCAATGTCCAGTGTGTAAAAAAGATTTTTGCAGTCGGCCTGAGTTGCATATCAACACCTTTATATCGGGGATGACTGATAAGTTCAAACAAACTCTAAAGGAAGCCAGTAgatcagaacaacaacaacaagctgacCAAGGAGAGGTTCTGTGTGACGTCTGCACTGAGACCAAACTGAAGGCTCTCAAGTCCTGTCTGGTGTGTCTGACCTCCTACTGTGAGACTCACCTGGAGCCTCATCACAGAATCACAGGCCTGAAAAGACACAAGCTGATTGATCCTGTGGAGAACCTGGAGGACAGGATGTATAAGAAGCATTGCAGACTTCTGAAGATGTGTGTTTGCCAGTAA